TCGGCTTTGCCGATCAGGATTCCAACGCGCAGCTGGCGCGCTGGAGCAATGCGATCACGCGCCAGGGCACCGTCGTGATGCGCTGCTCGTCGCAGGGCGACATGCTGGCGGCGGTGCGCGCAGGGATTGGCATCTCCGCGCTGTCCTGCTTCGTCGCGGAGAGCTATCCGGATCTCGTGCGCGTCGCGCCGCAGAAGCTCGTCAGTGTTGCCGACCTCTGGCTGCTCGCCCACCCTGATCTGGTCGAGCTGTCCGCGGTGCGCGCCGTGGTCGACTTCGTGGCCGAATGCGCCCGCGCCGATCGCGAGCAGCTGCGGGGCTAATTTCCGGCGAGCACACCCTCGCGCTTCTTCACCGCGCGATAATAGCTCCACCACAGATGCGCCGCGGCGCCGCGCAGGGGTCGCCAGGGTTCGGCGAGCGGCGCCATCTGCTTCTCGGTCGGCCGCGCCTTCAGGCCAAGGCCAATCTTGATGCCCTCCTGCACAGCGAGATCGCCGGCCGGCCAGGCATCGCCATGGCCGAGGCAAAACAAGAGATAGACGTCCGCGGTCCACGGCCCGATGCCGGGCAACGAGATCAGCGTGTGATGCGCGGCGTCGGCGTCCTCTTCGGCCAGCACGTCGAGGTTCAGCCGCTGCGCATTGATCTCGCGCGCGAGATGCTTCAGCGTCTTGATCTTGGCGGCGGAGAGGCCGAGCCGCCCCAGCCGGTCGGTGCGGGCGCGACGCACGGCGTCATGGTCGAATGGGTCGAACGCTGCCGACAGCCGTCCCCAGATCGCCGCCGCGCTCGCGGTCGAAAGCTGCTGCCCGCAGACGATGTGGGCCAGCCCGGTAAAGCCCGGCTCGCGCCGCCGGAGCGCCGGCATGCCCGCGATCTCGAACACGGGCTTGAGGCGCGGATCGCGCTTGATCAGCGCGTGGACGGCCTCTTCGAGATCGGACTGGCTTTCGAGGTGGATGGTCATCGCAGTTCGGCAAGCTCTTTCCGGCGTCATGGCCGGGCTTGACCCGGCCATCCATCTCCTATCGTAACAGAGTCATGGAGGATGGATTGCCGGGTCAAGCCCGGCAATGACGAATAGCTGAGAACTCATGCAACCCGTTTTCCGATTTGCCCCCAGCCCCAACGGCCTGCTGCATCTCGGCCACGCTTATTCCGCGCTGCTGAATTTCGACCGCGCGCGCGAGACCGGCGGGCGGCTGCTGCTGCGGATCGAGGACATCGACGCGACGCGCTGCCGGCCGGAATTCGAGGCGGCGATCTACGAGGATCTCGCCTGGCTCGGGATATCCTGGGAGACGCCGGTCCGCCGGCAGTCCGAGCATCTCGCCGACTATCGCGCCGCGCTGGACAAACTTACTGCGCTCGGGCTCGTCTATCCCGCGTTCGAAAGCCG
This is a stretch of genomic DNA from Bradyrhizobium sp. CB2312. It encodes these proteins:
- a CDS encoding DNA-3-methyladenine glycosylase 2 family protein translates to MTIHLESQSDLEEAVHALIKRDPRLKPVFEIAGMPALRRREPGFTGLAHIVCGQQLSTASAAAIWGRLSAAFDPFDHDAVRRARTDRLGRLGLSAAKIKTLKHLAREINAQRLNLDVLAEEDADAAHHTLISLPGIGPWTADVYLLFCLGHGDAWPAGDLAVQEGIKIGLGLKARPTEKQMAPLAEPWRPLRGAAAHLWWSYYRAVKKREGVLAGN